Proteins from a single region of Polyangium spumosum:
- a CDS encoding thioredoxin domain-containing protein: protein MNLRTIFPLLLPATLFASACGGGQQAGSAVVDTGASRPVDVSDLVPRERETYERLLDTVYTPCADQAVTLAECLDEKRPCSACAPAARFLAERVKAGLARADAEKAYEIRFGGKVHAVDVAGSPTKGPENAPVTITVWSDFECPACRRIVPMIERVAAAHEDDVRLVHKFYPLPRHTHAELAARAAWAAHRQGRYWEMERELFENQDKLGEATIGEIAEELGLDMGKLRADMQSEAATKAIDRDKAAADDAGLMGTPFLLINGREFDLGLFKPEPDLDAWVSMEIELARGAKR, encoded by the coding sequence GTGAATCTCCGAACGATCTTTCCGCTCCTGCTTCCGGCGACGCTCTTCGCGAGCGCGTGTGGCGGGGGGCAACAGGCAGGGAGCGCCGTCGTCGACACCGGCGCGTCGAGGCCCGTGGACGTGTCGGATCTCGTGCCACGCGAGCGCGAGACGTACGAACGTCTGCTCGACACGGTGTACACGCCGTGCGCCGACCAGGCCGTGACGCTCGCCGAATGCCTCGACGAGAAGCGACCTTGCTCGGCGTGCGCCCCCGCGGCGCGTTTCCTCGCCGAACGCGTGAAGGCCGGCCTCGCCCGCGCCGACGCCGAGAAGGCCTACGAGATCCGCTTCGGGGGCAAGGTCCACGCGGTCGACGTGGCCGGCTCGCCGACGAAGGGCCCGGAGAACGCGCCCGTCACGATCACGGTCTGGTCGGACTTCGAGTGCCCCGCGTGCCGGAGGATCGTGCCGATGATCGAGCGCGTCGCCGCCGCGCACGAGGACGACGTGCGCCTCGTGCACAAGTTCTACCCGTTGCCGAGGCACACCCACGCGGAGCTCGCGGCCCGCGCCGCCTGGGCCGCCCATCGGCAGGGGCGCTACTGGGAGATGGAGCGCGAGCTCTTCGAGAACCAGGACAAACTCGGCGAGGCGACGATCGGCGAGATCGCCGAGGAGCTCGGGCTCGACATGGGCAAGCTCCGCGCGGACATGCAGTCGGAGGCGGCGACGAAGGCGATCGATCGCGACAAGGCCGCCGCGGACGACGCCGGCCTCATGGGCACGCCGTTCCTCCTGATCAACGGCCGCGAGTTCGATCTCGGCCTCTTCAAGCCCGAGCCCGACCTCGACGCCTGGGTCTCGATGGAGATCGAGCTCGCCCGCGGCGCCAAGCGCTAG
- a CDS encoding YncE family protein, translated as MHDAVPPPPAPATTSAPVSVRDAGKKRLRCPTCLELVTPGVELCPECDEPLAGPRSLRSGTTTAKAPSWLSLHWRPLVTGLAMMGVLATGIALRSLAPGRFLPPRAASRSPATVTPTCTAPCWHGEACQVGQCVWQKPNDVGHLGEQPLVTGPFALPKDVSDALPLDQDRFALALLAGIEVHDARTGALVTLVSDAPQIKGLYRVGDHLYATSPQRLYVVDAASMGLSKTIDLGAMVGQVSVGANGRRALVSLPSAHAVAILATEYHAEIDRIHFGDDPVGPMGVDDTGTRALGTTGQVPLSGLRDPAGGAVYAFDPSRLASQQDRVRTSMLGNPVSVLMTPDGSTSYVALRAEDALVPLEWLPSGAVRRRERIQTCDEPEQIELVRRGRRALVRCNEGRALEVFDLAKGELARHIPFNGRATDLVVTPDGEQALVTLTGDGAGSLAIVDLETYAVKLLPLSGEPKRVRLTPDGRTALVFSDWAKVAWVVR; from the coding sequence GTGCACGACGCCGTACCGCCTCCTCCTGCTCCCGCGACGACCAGCGCGCCGGTCTCCGTCCGCGACGCTGGCAAGAAGCGGCTGCGGTGCCCGACGTGCCTCGAGCTCGTGACGCCCGGGGTCGAGCTCTGCCCCGAGTGCGACGAGCCCCTCGCCGGCCCGAGGAGCCTTCGGTCGGGCACGACGACGGCCAAAGCGCCGAGCTGGCTCTCCTTGCACTGGCGCCCGCTCGTCACGGGCCTCGCGATGATGGGCGTGCTCGCGACCGGCATCGCCCTCCGGAGCCTCGCCCCCGGCCGCTTCTTGCCGCCCCGCGCCGCCTCGCGTTCGCCGGCGACCGTCACGCCGACCTGCACCGCGCCCTGCTGGCACGGCGAGGCTTGCCAGGTCGGCCAGTGTGTCTGGCAAAAGCCAAACGACGTCGGGCACCTCGGCGAACAGCCGCTCGTGACGGGGCCCTTCGCCCTGCCGAAGGACGTCTCCGACGCCTTGCCGCTCGACCAGGACCGCTTCGCGCTCGCGCTCCTGGCGGGCATCGAGGTGCACGACGCGCGCACGGGCGCGCTCGTCACGCTCGTCAGCGACGCCCCGCAGATCAAGGGCCTCTACCGCGTCGGCGACCACCTCTACGCGACCTCGCCGCAGCGGCTCTACGTGGTCGACGCGGCCTCGATGGGCCTTTCGAAGACCATCGATCTCGGCGCCATGGTCGGGCAGGTGTCGGTCGGGGCGAACGGCCGGCGCGCGCTCGTGTCGTTGCCCTCGGCGCACGCGGTGGCGATCCTGGCGACCGAGTATCACGCGGAGATCGACCGCATCCACTTCGGCGACGATCCCGTCGGGCCGATGGGCGTCGACGACACGGGCACGCGCGCGCTCGGCACGACGGGCCAGGTCCCGCTCTCGGGCCTCCGGGATCCCGCGGGCGGCGCCGTCTATGCCTTCGATCCGAGCCGGCTCGCGTCGCAGCAGGACCGCGTGCGCACCTCGATGCTGGGCAACCCCGTCAGCGTGCTCATGACGCCGGACGGCAGCACGAGTTACGTCGCGCTACGCGCCGAGGACGCGCTCGTCCCGCTCGAGTGGCTGCCGTCGGGCGCGGTGCGCCGCCGCGAGCGTATCCAGACCTGCGACGAGCCCGAGCAGATCGAGCTCGTGCGGCGTGGCCGTCGCGCGCTCGTGCGTTGCAACGAGGGGCGCGCGCTCGAGGTCTTCGACCTCGCGAAGGGCGAGCTCGCGCGGCACATCCCGTTCAACGGGCGGGCGACCGACCTCGTGGTCACGCCCGACGGCGAGCAGGCCCTCGTGACGCTCACGGGGGACGGCGCGGGCTCGCTCGCGATCGTCGACCTCGAGACCTACGCGGTGAAGCTCCTTCCGCTCTCGGGTGAGCCCAAGCGCGTCAGGCTCACGCCGGACGGCCGCACGGCGCTCGTCTTCTCGGACTGGGCCAAGGTCGCGTGGGTGGTGCGATGA
- a CDS encoding type VI secretion system protein translates to MANETGPFTQEIDALLAAIAQKHPTKKAPYQVPIYLVVGDPGTGRSTAIRSQFLTWSSGDGPLPPASTTPFCTYWMADECVFIEPEGHVMGPRRDPALLEALCKELLRKRPREPLDALILVLNVAAFADMDEEGVKAYAKNYRDMLVEIGVHLAGDVPTYVILTRFDTVWGFADVFQWTPERKREDPWGFTLHQEVAPQDALPKIREELDGLGARIEMFCFAKLSGEEPVETRIRAYQHLVEVRELLDRLRVLFGVLAMPNAYERVPWFRALAIGSAVPGVGDRQRAGVARFQSMGLYPAQMPQGMRPGGLPIHALVKTVTLPEKELVPLRVRWRDDLATLILAGSAVLVWIAAIIVAGVNR, encoded by the coding sequence ATGGCGAACGAGACCGGCCCGTTCACGCAGGAGATCGACGCGCTGCTCGCGGCGATCGCGCAGAAGCACCCGACCAAGAAGGCGCCGTACCAGGTGCCGATCTACCTCGTCGTTGGTGATCCGGGCACGGGGCGATCGACGGCGATCCGCTCGCAGTTCCTCACGTGGTCCTCGGGCGACGGGCCCCTGCCGCCCGCGTCGACCACGCCGTTCTGCACGTACTGGATGGCCGACGAGTGCGTGTTCATCGAGCCCGAAGGTCACGTGATGGGCCCGCGCCGCGATCCGGCCCTGCTCGAGGCGCTCTGCAAGGAGCTCCTGCGCAAGCGCCCGCGCGAGCCGCTCGACGCGCTCATCCTCGTCCTGAACGTCGCGGCCTTCGCCGACATGGACGAGGAGGGCGTGAAGGCGTACGCGAAGAACTACCGCGACATGCTCGTGGAGATCGGCGTGCACCTCGCCGGCGACGTGCCCACGTACGTCATCCTCACGCGCTTCGACACGGTCTGGGGCTTCGCCGACGTCTTCCAGTGGACGCCCGAGCGCAAGCGCGAAGATCCCTGGGGCTTCACGCTCCACCAGGAGGTCGCGCCGCAGGACGCGCTGCCGAAGATCCGCGAGGAGCTCGACGGGCTCGGCGCGCGTATCGAGATGTTCTGCTTCGCCAAGCTCTCGGGCGAGGAGCCCGTCGAGACGCGCATCCGCGCCTACCAGCACCTCGTGGAGGTGCGCGAGCTGCTCGATCGGCTGCGTGTCCTCTTCGGCGTGCTCGCGATGCCAAACGCCTACGAGCGCGTGCCGTGGTTCCGCGCGCTCGCGATCGGCAGCGCGGTCCCCGGCGTCGGCGACCGGCAACGCGCGGGCGTCGCGCGTTTCCAGAGCATGGGCCTCTACCCGGCGCAGATGCCCCAGGGCATGCGGCCGGGCGGGCTGCCGATCCACGCGCTCGTCAAGACCGTCACCTTGCCCGAGAAGGAGCTCGTCCCGCTGCGGGTGCGCTGGCGGGACGACCTCGCGACCTTGATCCTCGCCGGCTCGGCGGTGCTCGTGTGGATCGCCGCGATCATCGTCGCGGGCGTGAACCGCTAG
- the eno gene encoding phosphopyruvate hydratase, producing MSEIQSVMAREILDSRGNPTVEVEVRTTSGLGRAAVPSGASTGAYEAVELRDGDKKRYLGKGVSKAVRNVDTVLGPAVVGMDALDQSAVDKVLIDADGTSNKGKLGANAILGVSMAVARAAADTVGLPLWRYLGGAAARVLPTPLMNILNGGVHADNGLEVQEFMIVPYGAPSFEEALRMGVEIFHTLKGILKKGGHVTAVGDEGGFAPRLATNESALGEVMRAIEAAGYKPGEDIGLALDAAMSEFFDADKGLYTFDKGPKTPEELVAIYEDLCARYPIVSIEDGCAENDDKGWRLISEKLGKKVQLVGDDLFVTNPERLARGMSEGIANAILIKLNQIGTVTETLDCIRTAGEGGYRSIISHRSGETEDTFIADLAVATNAGQIKTGSSSRSDRVAKYNQLLRIGFELGEGQMFAAKKPFKR from the coding sequence ATGTCCGAGATTCAGAGCGTGATGGCCCGTGAGATCCTCGATTCCCGTGGCAACCCCACCGTGGAGGTCGAGGTCAGGACGACGAGCGGCCTGGGGCGCGCCGCGGTCCCGAGCGGGGCCTCCACGGGGGCGTACGAGGCCGTCGAGCTGCGCGACGGCGACAAGAAGCGGTACCTGGGCAAGGGCGTCTCGAAGGCGGTCCGCAACGTGGACACCGTCCTCGGCCCGGCCGTCGTGGGGATGGACGCCCTCGACCAGAGCGCGGTCGACAAGGTCCTCATCGACGCCGACGGCACCTCGAACAAGGGCAAGCTCGGCGCAAACGCGATCCTCGGCGTCTCGATGGCCGTGGCGCGCGCCGCGGCCGACACCGTGGGTCTGCCCCTCTGGCGGTACCTCGGCGGCGCCGCCGCGCGTGTGCTGCCGACGCCGCTCATGAACATCCTGAACGGCGGCGTGCACGCCGACAACGGCCTGGAAGTGCAGGAGTTCATGATCGTGCCTTACGGCGCGCCCTCGTTCGAGGAGGCGCTGCGCATGGGCGTCGAGATCTTCCACACGCTGAAGGGGATCCTGAAGAAGGGCGGGCACGTCACGGCCGTGGGCGACGAGGGTGGCTTCGCGCCGCGCCTCGCCACGAACGAGTCGGCGCTCGGGGAGGTCATGCGCGCGATCGAGGCGGCCGGCTACAAGCCCGGCGAGGACATCGGCCTCGCGCTCGACGCCGCGATGAGCGAGTTCTTCGACGCGGACAAGGGCCTCTACACCTTCGACAAGGGGCCGAAGACGCCCGAGGAGCTCGTCGCGATCTACGAGGACCTCTGCGCGCGTTACCCGATCGTCTCGATCGAGGACGGCTGCGCGGAGAACGACGACAAGGGCTGGAGGCTCATCTCGGAGAAGCTCGGCAAGAAGGTGCAGCTCGTCGGCGACGACCTCTTCGTCACGAACCCCGAGCGCCTCGCGCGTGGCATGTCCGAGGGAATCGCCAACGCCATCCTGATCAAGCTGAACCAGATCGGCACGGTCACCGAGACGCTCGACTGCATCCGCACCGCGGGCGAAGGCGGCTACCGCTCGATCATCTCGCACCGCTCCGGCGAGACCGAGGACACGTTCATCGCCGACCTCGCGGTCGCCACGAACGCGGGCCAGATCAAGACGGGCTCGTCCTCCCGCTCGGATCGCGTGGCCAAGTACAACCAGCTCCTGCGCATCGGCTTCGAGCTCGGCGAGGGACAGATGTTCGCCGCCAAGAAGCCCTTCAAGCGCTGA
- a CDS encoding DotU family type IV/VI secretion system protein — MERSIGVYGEELLLWICAVRQSPRRPPAEHLLQTANSLMNELKSSKASEALPVVSADDGQFAIAAIIDEIAMSLPDLRPLWSQYSLQATRWYTTNAGVEFYQRLERVKEGPKSVLATYYVVLGLGFMGKFGLPGQVQYGATQTRIDVARALGVDADRDWHAGALRPVREETVRPIDHQTPWWKSLWMSRGIGIFFVVVGLVLVLVSLLGGK, encoded by the coding sequence GTGGAACGTTCGATCGGCGTGTATGGCGAGGAGCTGCTCCTCTGGATCTGCGCGGTGCGCCAGTCTCCGAGGCGTCCGCCCGCGGAGCACCTGCTCCAGACGGCGAACTCCCTGATGAACGAGCTGAAGAGCTCGAAGGCGTCCGAGGCGCTGCCCGTCGTCTCCGCCGACGATGGGCAGTTCGCCATCGCCGCGATCATCGACGAGATCGCCATGAGCCTGCCGGACCTGCGTCCGCTCTGGTCGCAATACTCGCTCCAGGCGACGCGCTGGTACACGACGAACGCGGGCGTCGAGTTCTACCAGCGCCTCGAGCGCGTGAAGGAGGGCCCGAAGAGCGTGCTCGCCACGTACTACGTGGTGCTCGGGCTCGGCTTCATGGGCAAGTTCGGGCTTCCCGGGCAGGTGCAATACGGCGCGACGCAGACCCGCATCGACGTCGCGCGGGCCCTCGGCGTGGACGCCGATCGCGACTGGCACGCGGGCGCGCTCCGGCCCGTGCGCGAGGAGACGGTGCGCCCGATCGACCACCAGACGCCCTGGTGGAAATCGCTCTGGATGAGCCGCGGGATCGGGATCTTCTTCGTGGTCGTGGGCCTCGTCCTGGTCCTCGTCTCGCTGCTCGGGGGCAAGTGA